A region from the Lentisphaera profundi genome encodes:
- a CDS encoding sulfatase: MSRLLKTIITALFVAGVSMLPVMAGQAKPNIVIIINDDMGYADIGCFGAPKIKTPRIDQMAKEGRRFTNFYMAASVCSPSRAALMTGSYPQRVGVEHVIFPDSGHGLDPSHFTLAELLKSAGYATLAPGKWHLGDQAKYLPTNQGFDSFYGIPYSNDMGPAKNMKYADDCTFREGLSLEKLAEAFLQSKGKKRVLGGKVPLMRDEECIEFPLDQTTITRRLTDEGISFIEKSVNEDKPFFLYLANPMPHIPLYVSPEFEGKSAGGKYGDVIEEIDFNTGRILDALKKNGVAENTLVIFTSDNGPWLIMRDRCGSAKPFRDGKGSSYEGGQRVPCVMRWPDMIPRGTESAELATAMDLLPTFSEMTGVALPPELKPDGHSMLKLMTGDPEGKTSYAAFYFGHRKNNSAVRCKNWKYRKGPRNGVWSGIKTKDNPSVEQLFDLAKDPGETTNLIKQYPEVAERLKSSYHSFRLYLSDDRPWRL, from the coding sequence ATGAGCCGATTGCTGAAAACGATAATTACCGCCCTGTTTGTCGCGGGAGTAAGCATGCTGCCCGTGATGGCAGGACAGGCCAAGCCCAATATAGTTATTATTATTAATGACGATATGGGGTATGCCGATATCGGCTGTTTCGGGGCCCCAAAAATCAAAACCCCCCGTATTGACCAAATGGCTAAAGAGGGGCGCCGGTTCACGAACTTTTATATGGCTGCATCTGTCTGTTCCCCGTCACGGGCAGCGCTGATGACTGGATCTTACCCTCAACGAGTAGGAGTTGAGCATGTAATTTTTCCGGACAGTGGTCATGGTCTTGATCCGAGCCATTTCACCCTTGCAGAGCTTCTCAAGTCTGCTGGCTACGCTACGCTAGCTCCCGGGAAGTGGCATTTGGGGGATCAAGCAAAGTATCTGCCCACCAATCAGGGCTTTGACTCCTTTTATGGAATTCCCTATAGCAACGATATGGGGCCGGCAAAGAATATGAAATACGCCGATGACTGCACGTTTCGTGAAGGGCTTTCTCTGGAAAAGCTAGCGGAGGCATTTTTACAGTCGAAGGGAAAAAAGCGAGTTTTAGGTGGTAAAGTTCCACTGATGCGCGACGAGGAGTGTATCGAATTTCCGCTTGACCAGACCACGATCACCCGACGGCTTACCGACGAAGGCATCAGCTTTATTGAAAAGAGTGTTAACGAGGATAAACCTTTTTTCCTCTACCTGGCTAACCCGATGCCGCACATTCCGCTTTATGTCTCACCTGAATTCGAAGGTAAAAGTGCGGGTGGAAAATATGGTGATGTTATTGAAGAGATCGATTTCAATACGGGACGCATTCTCGATGCCCTGAAAAAAAACGGTGTTGCCGAGAATACCCTCGTTATATTCACGTCCGATAACGGGCCATGGTTAATTATGCGCGATCGTTGTGGTTCGGCAAAACCATTCCGCGACGGTAAGGGATCAAGCTATGAAGGCGGGCAGCGGGTGCCCTGTGTGATGCGCTGGCCCGATATGATCCCGCGAGGAACCGAATCGGCAGAATTAGCAACAGCCATGGACCTGCTGCCAACATTTTCCGAAATGACCGGCGTTGCGCTTCCGCCCGAGCTGAAACCTGATGGGCATTCTATGTTAAAGCTGATGACAGGCGATCCGGAGGGCAAGACGTCTTATGCAGCCTTTTACTTTGGCCACAGAAAGAATAATAGTGCGGTGCGGTGCAAAAATTGGAAATACAGGAAAGGACCTCGCAACGGAGTGTGGTCTGGCATCAAGACGAAAGATAACCCGTCTGTCGAGCAACTCTTTGATTTGGCCAAAGATCCTGGTGAGACCACTAACCTTATTAAACAGTACCCTGAAGTGGCCGAACGCTTAAAATCCAGCTATCACAGCTTCCGACTATACCTAAGCGACGATAGGCCATGGCGGCTATAG
- the rhaM gene encoding L-rhamnose mutarotase → MENIAFKMKLKPGMKAEYIKRHAEIWPELKQLLIDTGVSDYTIFLDEESNTLFAVQKASGEEGSQDLGKLDIVQRWWKHMADLMETNPDHSPLIVPLEKVWHMD, encoded by the coding sequence ATGGAAAATATCGCATTCAAAATGAAACTGAAGCCGGGGATGAAGGCTGAGTATATCAAACGCCATGCCGAGATCTGGCCCGAGCTGAAGCAGCTCCTGATTGATACAGGCGTTAGCGACTACACGATCTTCCTCGACGAGGAAAGCAACACGCTGTTCGCTGTGCAGAAGGCTTCTGGCGAAGAAGGTTCTCAGGATCTTGGCAAACTCGATATTGTGCAGCGATGGTGGAAGCATATGGCCGATTTGATGGAGACGAATCCCGATCATTCTCCGCTAATCGTGCCCCTGGAAAAAGTCTGGCATATGGATTGA
- a CDS encoding H-X9-DG-CTERM domain-containing protein has translation MEHTTSKGLHGSGKFNYLYGDGHVKLEYIGHWGASEAGPWTAEAGD, from the coding sequence ATGGAACATACTACTTCAAAGGGCCTTCATGGCTCGGGGAAATTCAATTATCTTTATGGCGATGGTCACGTCAAGCTAGAGTATATCGGCCACTGGGGTGCTAGTGAGGCAGGCCCCTGGACGGCTGAAGCCGGAGATTAA